From Algoriphagus sp. NG3, the proteins below share one genomic window:
- the asnS gene encoding asparagine--tRNA ligase, with translation MAFNKRVKIKTILDTNPIGTEVTLMGWVRTKRGNKNVSFIALNDGSIITNYQVVADPNLITEDVLKKCTTGACLKVTGMVVESQGSGQSSELNAVSIEVLGEADPEKYPLQPKKHSLEFLRENAHLRMRTNTFGAVFRVRHALAFAVHKYFDEKGFFYIHTPIITASDAEGAGETFKVTTLDLKNPPRTEEGGIDYKQDFFERETNLTVSGQLEGELAAMALADIYTFGPTFRAENSNTTRHLAEFWMIEPEMAFYDAEDNADLAEDFLKYVIRYALDHCAEDLAFLDSRLQDEEKSKPADQRSEMTLMDKLRFVVDNDFVRITYTEAIEILRNSTPNKKKKFSYLIDAWGADLQSEHERFLVEKHFKKPVILTDYPKDIKSFYMRQNDDGKTVAAMDILFPGIGEIVGGSQREERMDVLTKRMEEMNIPQDEMWWYLDTRRFGATPHAGFGLGFERMVLFVTGMGNIRDVIAFPRTPGNAEF, from the coding sequence ATGGCATTTAACAAACGAGTCAAAATAAAGACCATCCTGGATACAAATCCTATTGGGACTGAAGTGACCTTGATGGGCTGGGTACGCACAAAGAGAGGGAACAAAAATGTTTCATTCATTGCGCTGAATGACGGCTCCATCATCACCAATTACCAGGTAGTGGCTGACCCAAATCTGATTACAGAAGATGTCCTGAAAAAATGTACCACTGGAGCTTGTCTAAAAGTGACTGGCATGGTAGTCGAATCCCAGGGATCGGGGCAGAGTTCTGAGTTAAATGCAGTTTCCATAGAAGTGCTGGGCGAAGCAGATCCTGAGAAGTATCCCCTGCAGCCAAAGAAACATTCCTTGGAATTCCTTCGGGAAAATGCCCACCTTAGAATGCGAACCAATACATTTGGCGCAGTTTTCAGGGTAAGGCATGCCTTGGCTTTTGCTGTCCATAAGTATTTTGACGAAAAAGGATTTTTCTACATCCACACTCCTATCATTACGGCTTCGGATGCTGAAGGTGCTGGAGAGACGTTCAAGGTGACTACACTGGATCTGAAGAATCCCCCCAGAACTGAAGAGGGAGGGATCGATTATAAGCAGGATTTCTTCGAAAGAGAAACGAATCTCACAGTGTCCGGTCAATTGGAAGGTGAATTGGCGGCTATGGCACTGGCTGACATCTATACGTTTGGGCCTACGTTCCGGGCAGAGAATTCAAACACGACCCGTCATCTGGCGGAGTTCTGGATGATCGAACCAGAGATGGCCTTCTACGATGCGGAAGACAATGCTGACCTGGCCGAGGATTTCCTGAAATATGTGATCCGTTATGCGCTTGACCATTGTGCCGAAGATTTGGCATTTCTGGATTCCAGGCTACAGGATGAAGAGAAATCAAAGCCTGCAGACCAACGAAGCGAAATGACTTTGATGGACAAGCTGAGATTTGTAGTGGACAATGATTTTGTGAGAATCACCTACACTGAGGCAATTGAAATCCTGAGAAACTCCACTCCTAACAAAAAGAAGAAATTCTCGTACCTGATCGATGCATGGGGAGCAGATTTGCAGTCTGAGCACGAGCGCTTCCTGGTAGAAAAGCACTTCAAGAAGCCGGTTATCCTGACTGATTATCCAAAAGACATCAAGTCTTTCTACATGCGTCAAAACGACGATGGAAAAACGGTAGCGGCGATGGATATTCTATTTCCGGGCATAGGTGAAATCGTCGGGGGCTCCCAACGCGAAGAGCGAATGGATGTGCTGACCAAAAGAATGGAAGAAATGAATATCCCACAGGATGAAATGTGGTGGTATCTTGATACGAGGAGATTTGGGGCTACCCCACACGCAGGTTTTGGGCTAGGTTTTGAACGGATGGTGCTCTTCGTCACAGGCATGGGCAATATCAGGGATGTCATTGCTTTCCCGAGAACTCCGGGCAATGCGGAATTTTAA
- a CDS encoding DUF4956 domain-containing protein, producing the protein MDYFSLQTTAEFPPFFSVLYSVMFAFSLAVLVAFTYYRTTEIAGYSTPFIQSLILSPIVAIMVIQAIGDSVAIGLGMLGALAIIRFRTNFRNPRNIIFLFASLAIGISCGVYGFEIAIVGTLFFCLTAFMLNSTFLGEKYPPIGVLRINYGGKEDLKAPIEEELSKWCKSYNLLMVRTNDAEEAGRNYQYNYQIRMRKQEEQTFLFAALKEVNPQFSIRMEYDTVSETFN; encoded by the coding sequence ATGGATTATTTCAGTTTACAGACCACAGCAGAGTTCCCGCCATTTTTTTCGGTACTTTATTCTGTGATGTTTGCTTTTAGCCTCGCGGTATTGGTGGCCTTTACTTACTATAGAACTACTGAAATAGCTGGCTATAGCACCCCGTTCATCCAGTCACTCATACTTAGCCCAATTGTAGCTATAATGGTGATCCAAGCGATAGGAGATAGTGTTGCAATCGGGTTGGGTATGCTAGGAGCCTTGGCAATAATAAGGTTTAGAACCAATTTCAGAAACCCGAGAAATATAATTTTTCTATTTGCGTCACTGGCTATAGGGATTTCCTGTGGCGTTTATGGTTTTGAAATAGCGATTGTAGGAACTTTGTTTTTTTGCCTGACGGCTTTTATGCTAAACTCCACTTTCTTGGGAGAAAAGTATCCGCCAATTGGGGTATTACGGATTAATTATGGAGGTAAGGAGGATTTGAAGGCGCCTATAGAGGAAGAGCTAAGTAAGTGGTGCAAATCATACAATCTGCTAATGGTAAGAACCAATGATGCTGAGGAAGCTGGCCGGAACTACCAATACAATTATCAGATAAGAATGAGAAAGCAAGAAGAACAGACTTTTCTCTTTGCGGCACTTAAAGAGGTTAACCCCCAATTTTCTATTCGGATGGAATACGATACTGTAAGTGAAACTTTTAATTGA
- a CDS encoding porin family protein, which produces MKKIYTFLLAFILIQGAFAQDSLQVVKKSKTPIGGRPNIPSDLQFEFGFNQLNNRSEDLAVKFFGSRTFNVYYQYPVSIFGSTSGVTMNIGIGVGTDKYAFKDDQTLFNNPAVGPESSELKEIYDVLGEDINIKKNVVAANYFDIPLDFTYHFNKTNYSQGFRLSVGGKFGYLYESHTKVKYEDANGLKRKIKDSQNYGFEKFRYGLTIKAGTSGFYAWSYFGLNRVFQKGMGPNGTEATQINFGIAVNVF; this is translated from the coding sequence ATGAAAAAAATATACACCTTCCTCCTCGCTTTTATTTTGATCCAAGGAGCGTTTGCCCAGGATAGTTTGCAAGTAGTTAAAAAATCAAAGACACCAATAGGCGGAAGACCAAACATTCCTAGCGACCTGCAATTTGAATTTGGCTTTAACCAACTTAACAACAGATCCGAAGATTTGGCGGTAAAATTCTTTGGCTCCCGCACATTCAATGTTTACTATCAATATCCTGTTTCCATCTTTGGCTCAACTTCCGGCGTTACTATGAACATAGGAATTGGTGTTGGGACAGATAAATATGCATTCAAGGATGATCAAACTTTATTTAATAACCCCGCAGTGGGGCCAGAATCAAGTGAGCTTAAAGAGATCTATGATGTCTTAGGAGAGGATATCAACATTAAAAAGAATGTGGTGGCAGCCAATTACTTTGACATCCCCCTTGACTTCACCTACCACTTTAATAAAACCAACTATTCTCAAGGGTTTAGGCTAAGTGTAGGCGGTAAGTTTGGCTATCTATACGAATCGCACACCAAGGTCAAATACGAAGATGCTAATGGTCTTAAAAGAAAAATCAAAGACTCACAGAATTATGGCTTTGAAAAATTCCGATATGGATTAACTATAAAAGCTGGTACTTCTGGATTTTATGCATGGAGTTACTTTGGATTAAACAGAGTATTCCAAAAAGGCATGGGACCGAACGGTACGGAAGCTACCCAGATTAATTTTGGGATAGCAGTAAATGTGTTTTAA
- the yidC gene encoding membrane protein insertase YidC yields MDRNQATGLILFAAVILVYSIFFASSPEVPEMETESSAQVESTQSDTSSQAVSTDTFTENDSTLDAARISKYGVLASNTVGEEEILTLENDLLQLEVSSKGADIRKVILKQYKSWNKEPLELFNEESSTMDFVVESKNGPLNLKDIYFTPTVENTQNEDGKSIQVLRLTAETENGRLVQTFSLEENSYQVQNTFEIDRYQGVFTENEIKLNWEDNLITQEMNLAESRRQARLNYYTISGSFDNLGSGDGLEQETIGEPIKWVGFSQRFFTAAMIADTQFQDATITQSTPADTSIVRTMATTLSIPLQEGKAGFTYYFGPDKYNVLKKVTDGFEDNVDMGYFFVSWVNKYIIVNLFAFLEKFFTNYGVIIIIIVFLIKLALFPLTYKSYIGMAKMRVIKPEIDELKEKYGEDPTKMQQEQMKLFSKLGVSPISGCLPMVLQMPFLFAMFFFFPNAIELRQESFLWATDLSTYDVFFKLPFTIPFYGAHVSMFTLLMTVSQIIYTHFNNQLTTATGPMKNLGYIMPVMFMFILNSYPAGLSFYYFVSNMVTFGQQALIKLFVDDEKIRAKVEESKAKNVNKKKSKFQQKLEDAMKAADTSRKKQ; encoded by the coding sequence ATGGACAGAAATCAAGCAACTGGTTTGATTCTTTTTGCAGCAGTGATCCTGGTTTACTCGATTTTCTTTGCGAGTTCGCCGGAAGTCCCTGAGATGGAGACAGAGTCCTCCGCACAAGTAGAATCTACCCAATCCGACACATCAAGCCAAGCGGTCAGCACGGACACATTCACTGAAAATGACAGTACGCTTGACGCTGCTAGGATTTCAAAATATGGTGTACTAGCCAGCAATACTGTAGGGGAGGAAGAAATTCTTACACTGGAAAATGATCTGCTCCAATTAGAAGTATCTTCTAAAGGAGCGGATATCAGGAAGGTTATCCTGAAACAGTATAAAAGCTGGAACAAGGAGCCACTGGAACTCTTCAATGAAGAAAGCTCCACAATGGATTTTGTTGTTGAAAGTAAAAATGGCCCGCTAAACCTAAAGGATATCTACTTCACGCCTACGGTAGAGAATACGCAAAATGAAGACGGGAAATCAATTCAGGTCTTAAGGCTAACGGCAGAAACTGAGAACGGAAGACTAGTTCAAACCTTCAGCCTTGAGGAAAACAGCTACCAAGTTCAGAACACCTTCGAGATTGACCGCTACCAAGGGGTATTCACCGAAAATGAGATTAAACTCAACTGGGAGGATAATTTGATTACCCAAGAAATGAACCTAGCCGAATCTCGCAGGCAAGCCAGGCTAAATTACTATACCATTTCAGGGTCATTTGACAACCTTGGCTCCGGAGATGGTCTAGAACAGGAAACAATTGGAGAGCCTATTAAGTGGGTAGGTTTCAGTCAGCGGTTTTTCACTGCCGCAATGATTGCTGACACTCAATTCCAAGACGCGACAATAACCCAAAGCACTCCAGCTGACACTTCCATAGTGCGGACTATGGCCACCACCTTATCAATTCCTCTACAGGAGGGTAAGGCAGGCTTTACTTATTATTTCGGCCCTGACAAGTATAATGTCCTCAAAAAGGTGACAGATGGATTCGAGGACAATGTGGACATGGGGTATTTCTTTGTCAGCTGGGTGAATAAATACATCATTGTCAACCTATTTGCATTCCTGGAAAAATTCTTCACCAACTACGGTGTAATCATTATCATCATTGTATTTCTCATCAAACTAGCCCTGTTCCCGCTGACCTATAAGTCCTACATCGGCATGGCCAAAATGAGGGTAATCAAGCCGGAAATTGATGAGCTAAAGGAAAAATACGGTGAAGACCCTACCAAAATGCAACAAGAGCAGATGAAGCTCTTCTCCAAATTGGGAGTAAGTCCTATCTCCGGATGTCTTCCGATGGTATTACAGATGCCATTTCTATTTGCGATGTTCTTTTTCTTCCCAAATGCAATAGAACTGCGACAAGAATCCTTCCTATGGGCAACTGATCTTTCTACCTATGACGTGTTTTTCAAACTACCATTCACCATCCCTTTTTATGGGGCACATGTGAGTATGTTTACACTCTTGATGACGGTTTCTCAGATTATATACACGCATTTTAATAACCAACTGACAACAGCAACTGGGCCGATGAAAAACCTTGGGTATATCATGCCAGTGATGTTTATGTTTATTTTGAACTCCTATCCTGCAGGGTTGAGCTTCTATTACTTTGTATCAAACATGGTGACATTCGGTCAGCAAGCCTTGATCAAACTATTTGTAGATGATGAGAAAATCAGAGCAAAAGTGGAAGAAAGTAAAGCGAAGAATGTGAATAAGAAGAAATCTAAATTCCAGCAAAAGCTGGAAGATGCGATGAAAGCAGCAGACACTTCACGTAAAAAACAATGA
- a CDS encoding NAD(P)H-hydrate dehydratase produces the protein MQKILSGTQVSELDKRHVELSGQKSSNELMEAAALVFVEWFLNQKFSADTPVQIAVGKGNNGGDGLAVARLLSEYSYKVSILCCFESIDSLSLDALKNYKSLPQSVQIYTMGNWELAEEGILIDAFLGVGLKGSLRADAIDLINRINEFKGTVVSMDLPSGLPSDKLASDTVVYADYTVSFEFPKLSLVLPEHANLVGELVVLKIGISSEAYAEFNSAFYFLEAKDISPLHRSFNRFSYKGDLGKVLLIGGEPGKMGALILCAKSALRTGSGLVTCHMEDSERFIIQTAVPEAMASWGLIPNPEIYDAVGIGPGWGTENRVRMFRQFLQDYRNPIVVDADALNILAKNPDLIPLVPKNSVLTPHIGEFSRLVGSSPNHLDRLDRARKFAVENELIVVLKGANTVISLPDGKQVVNSSGTKYMATGGSGDVLTGMITAYLGMGYSPENAALCGVYHHGLAGEIASQSKRRSLIASDIIEAIPETYIRLNIS, from the coding sequence ATGCAAAAAATTCTTTCCGGTACCCAAGTCAGTGAGCTGGATAAACGCCATGTGGAATTGAGTGGACAAAAAAGTAGTAATGAATTAATGGAAGCGGCTGCACTGGTCTTTGTCGAATGGTTTCTAAATCAGAAATTTTCTGCTGATACGCCGGTGCAGATAGCAGTGGGCAAGGGCAATAATGGGGGAGATGGCCTTGCGGTAGCCAGACTTTTGTCTGAGTATTCCTATAAAGTATCCATTTTATGCTGTTTTGAATCTATAGACTCTTTAAGTCTTGATGCCCTTAAAAATTATAAATCCCTCCCACAGTCTGTGCAGATTTATACTATGGGCAACTGGGAGTTGGCAGAGGAAGGGATACTGATTGATGCATTTCTTGGTGTAGGATTAAAGGGCTCCCTCAGGGCAGATGCCATTGATTTAATCAACCGGATCAATGAATTTAAGGGGACTGTAGTAAGCATGGATTTACCATCAGGTTTACCATCAGATAAATTGGCCAGTGACACGGTGGTATATGCGGACTATACTGTAAGCTTTGAGTTTCCCAAACTTTCCCTAGTGCTGCCAGAGCATGCCAATTTAGTAGGGGAGTTGGTCGTTTTGAAGATAGGAATCAGTAGTGAAGCATATGCTGAATTTAATTCTGCCTTTTATTTCCTTGAGGCCAAAGATATTTCTCCATTGCACAGATCCTTTAACAGGTTTAGCTATAAAGGGGATCTAGGCAAAGTGCTTTTGATAGGGGGAGAGCCGGGTAAAATGGGCGCACTTATTCTTTGTGCAAAAAGTGCCTTGCGGACAGGCTCTGGATTGGTGACCTGTCATATGGAAGATTCTGAACGTTTTATTATCCAAACAGCAGTTCCTGAAGCTATGGCTTCTTGGGGCTTGATTCCAAATCCAGAGATTTACGATGCAGTGGGCATAGGGCCAGGTTGGGGGACGGAAAACAGGGTGCGCATGTTTAGGCAATTTCTTCAGGATTACCGAAATCCTATAGTTGTGGATGCAGATGCTCTGAATATACTGGCGAAAAACCCTGATCTGATTCCTTTAGTGCCAAAAAATTCTGTGCTGACTCCCCATATTGGAGAGTTTTCCAGGCTTGTGGGATCTTCGCCCAATCATCTGGACAGACTGGATAGGGCAAGAAAATTTGCCGTTGAAAATGAATTGATCGTGGTGCTTAAGGGAGCAAATACGGTAATCAGCTTGCCTGATGGGAAACAGGTTGTCAATTCCTCCGGCACTAAATACATGGCTACGGGTGGATCGGGAGATGTGCTTACGGGTATGATTACGGCATACCTAGGCATGGGCTATTCACCTGAAAACGCCGCGCTGTGCGGCGTTTATCATCATGGTCTGGCAGGTGAAATAGCATCCCAGTCCAAGAGGCGATCCTTAATTGCAAGTGATATTATTGAAGCTATTCCGGAAACATACATCCGCTTAAATATTTCCTGA
- the rpoN gene encoding RNA polymerase factor sigma-54: MQKLNLSQSLSQKLSPQQIQFIKLLQVPTAELDTRIEEELEINPALEEGKTEEKDAKEDEYEDTYEEETPQDDRDVNIDDYLDDEYGGYKMQGDGNYNADEEDREIPISSQSSLHEQLVSQLSFLRLDDREKIIGEQLIGSIENDGYIRRDLDSIINDLAFSQNIETDIDELEEILRKIQNFDPAGIASRSLQECLTIQLERKEHPDDPTVQNALKIIQECFDEFIKKHYTKIQKRCDMSDEETKDAVNLITKLNPKPGGVADGLVRTQYVIPDFILTNTGGKFEISLNSKNAPELRISRSYSEMFDAYDKSDKKDKKLKETVTFVKQKLDAAKWFIDAIKQRQNTLLRTMEAILQYQKEFFIDGDETNLRPMILKDIAERIDMDISTVSRVANSKAIQTEFGVYPLKYFFSEGIATDSGEDVSNREVKYILQGMVDAEDKKKPLSDDKLVKMLNSKGYNIARRTVAKYREQLQIPVARLRKEL; this comes from the coding sequence ATGCAAAAGCTAAATCTTAGCCAATCACTTTCTCAGAAACTTTCACCTCAGCAAATCCAATTCATCAAATTGCTGCAGGTACCTACAGCTGAGCTTGATACTCGGATAGAAGAGGAACTTGAAATCAATCCTGCCCTGGAAGAAGGCAAAACTGAAGAGAAAGATGCCAAGGAGGATGAATACGAGGATACTTATGAGGAGGAGACTCCTCAGGATGATCGGGATGTGAACATCGACGATTACCTGGATGACGAGTACGGCGGGTACAAAATGCAAGGCGACGGCAACTATAATGCTGATGAGGAGGATCGTGAAATCCCTATTTCCAGCCAGTCTTCCCTGCATGAGCAACTAGTCTCCCAATTGAGCTTCCTGAGGTTGGATGATCGCGAAAAAATTATTGGAGAGCAGCTGATAGGAAGTATAGAAAATGACGGATATATACGCCGGGATCTGGATTCTATTATCAACGACCTGGCTTTTAGTCAGAACATAGAAACTGATATCGATGAGCTTGAAGAAATCCTGAGGAAAATCCAGAATTTTGACCCTGCAGGTATAGCATCCCGGAGTTTACAGGAGTGTCTCACGATACAGCTAGAGCGTAAGGAGCATCCGGATGATCCTACAGTACAGAATGCATTGAAGATAATCCAGGAATGCTTCGATGAATTCATTAAGAAGCATTATACCAAAATTCAAAAACGCTGCGACATGTCCGACGAAGAGACTAAAGATGCAGTGAATTTGATAACTAAGCTAAACCCTAAACCAGGGGGAGTGGCAGATGGACTGGTACGGACCCAGTACGTAATCCCGGACTTTATTCTGACAAATACAGGAGGGAAATTCGAGATTAGCCTGAACTCCAAGAATGCACCGGAACTGAGGATTTCCAGATCATACTCTGAGATGTTCGATGCCTATGACAAAAGCGATAAAAAGGATAAGAAGCTGAAAGAGACAGTCACTTTTGTAAAGCAAAAGCTGGATGCCGCCAAGTGGTTTATAGATGCCATCAAGCAACGTCAAAATACTCTTCTGAGAACTATGGAGGCCATTCTTCAGTACCAAAAAGAGTTTTTCATAGATGGGGATGAGACAAATCTGCGGCCTATGATCCTGAAAGATATAGCAGAGCGTATAGATATGGATATTTCCACTGTTTCCAGAGTGGCAAACAGTAAGGCTATTCAGACAGAGTTTGGTGTATATCCGCTGAAATACTTCTTCTCAGAAGGCATAGCCACCGATAGCGGAGAGGACGTGAGTAACAGGGAAGTGAAGTATATCCTGCAGGGCATGGTGGATGCGGAGGACAAAAAGAAACCGCTCTCCGATGATAAGCTAGTCAAAATGCTTAACAGCAAAGGGTATAATATCGCACGAAGAACGGTGGCGAAATACAGAGAGCAGTTGCAAATCCCTGTTGCCCGACTAAGAAAAGAATTGTAG
- a CDS encoding DUF4221 family protein — MNKALNSIIFLSAIIYCSSCSPNEVGELPELNYKLTYAFQLVVEDHPLRTWSLQTKVIDGEEFLFFGDVKMKDNIKVYNIDAQKWEETIRFEKEGPDGIGSMNGFFVHTMDSIFVVNSFGWQVHLMNGNQKLKTYNTKEGIPVLNQITPFTTNNALKGLVNGKMIFYGFPEIPYEGLDYHSKVSVAQSIDISTGLNTVGIGYPLEYHDHYWPGVITIMNEQVVSQDLIYMSFPLSDSVYVYNSSFNLLKSLDISSINKRETSNFDSEPLDKINGAPGYFEVIGKGAYTDLLIDERNRILFRTISFSKSDETLFSSFSEYRLTSENNLLIYDLDQEKLIGEINFRKEELDRVPMMFIGQKGLYLSKMSEEEEAVDFYLLSWEP; from the coding sequence ATGAACAAAGCATTAAACTCAATTATATTTCTTAGTGCAATCATTTATTGCAGCTCATGCTCTCCAAATGAAGTAGGGGAATTGCCTGAACTCAATTACAAGCTGACTTATGCTTTTCAATTAGTTGTGGAAGACCACCCGCTTCGAACGTGGAGCCTACAGACCAAAGTCATTGATGGTGAAGAGTTTCTTTTTTTTGGGGACGTCAAAATGAAGGACAATATCAAAGTCTATAATATCGATGCGCAAAAGTGGGAAGAGACAATCCGATTTGAAAAGGAAGGGCCTGATGGTATTGGATCAATGAATGGATTTTTTGTACATACTATGGACTCTATTTTTGTGGTAAATAGCTTTGGCTGGCAGGTTCACTTAATGAATGGAAACCAAAAACTCAAGACCTACAATACCAAAGAAGGAATACCTGTATTAAATCAAATTACACCGTTTACAACAAATAATGCCTTGAAAGGCCTCGTCAACGGAAAAATGATTTTTTATGGTTTTCCTGAAATACCATATGAGGGACTTGACTATCATAGTAAAGTCAGTGTAGCACAATCAATTGATATAAGCACAGGATTGAATACTGTCGGTATTGGCTACCCTTTAGAATACCATGATCATTATTGGCCTGGAGTAATTACTATAATGAATGAACAAGTCGTCAGTCAAGATTTGATTTATATGAGCTTCCCACTAAGTGATTCGGTGTATGTTTACAATTCGTCTTTTAATCTATTGAAATCTTTAGATATTTCTTCAATCAATAAGAGGGAAACCTCAAATTTTGATAGTGAACCGTTAGATAAGATTAATGGAGCTCCGGGTTATTTTGAAGTAATAGGAAAAGGTGCATATACCGACCTCCTCATTGATGAAAGGAATAGAATCTTATTTAGAACTATTTCCTTCTCCAAAAGCGATGAAACTTTATTTTCTTCTTTCTCGGAATATAGACTGACCTCAGAAAATAATCTGTTGATTTATGACCTTGATCAGGAGAAATTGATAGGAGAGATTAATTTTAGAAAAGAGGAATTGGATAGGGTTCCTATGATGTTTATAGGCCAAAAAGGTTTATATCTCAGTAAAATGAGTGAAGAAGAGGAAGCTGTAGATTTTTATCTATTATCCTGGGAGCCCTGA
- a CDS encoding HlyD family secretion protein — MSKAKYIVFFWLIIVGALIYFNFNLHSFNKSFYGIAENSDFVVSYGGLVEISKIHVVQGQTVQPGDTLIEVFRPELDERIRQITDQLITLRSQKTAAGFDSKSMISQLEAEIKAKRAEIESQIKQIEMQYSINKSLTNELKSIQFEADSSPLINPTKVRIEALKNDLELMTNPLELRIEQLRAQSGSQENPFATQIGNLEKEIEKLEQEKKKLTVYAQAEGVIGTIAFKIGEIVSPYTPILILNSQTPAYITGFIHEDSYQNIQIKDRVQVQSLADRSKKLEGEVVGVGSSITEYPERLRKNIDVRLWGREVQVRVPRQNQLLLGEKVILKKIF, encoded by the coding sequence ATGAGTAAGGCTAAGTACATTGTGTTTTTTTGGTTGATTATAGTCGGGGCTTTGATTTATTTTAATTTCAATCTCCACAGTTTTAATAAATCCTTTTACGGGATAGCGGAGAACAGTGATTTTGTGGTCAGTTACGGAGGTTTGGTGGAGATTAGTAAGATCCATGTGGTTCAGGGGCAGACAGTACAGCCTGGAGATACACTCATCGAGGTGTTTAGGCCTGAATTGGATGAACGAATACGGCAGATCACTGACCAGTTGATCACCTTGAGGAGTCAAAAGACAGCTGCTGGATTTGATTCTAAATCAATGATTTCCCAACTGGAGGCGGAAATCAAGGCCAAACGGGCGGAAATAGAATCCCAGATCAAGCAAATTGAGATGCAATATTCAATCAACAAATCCTTGACCAATGAGTTGAAAAGTATCCAGTTTGAAGCAGATAGCAGCCCTCTTATTAACCCTACGAAGGTACGTATAGAGGCATTAAAAAATGATTTGGAACTTATGACAAACCCGTTGGAGCTGCGGATCGAACAGCTGAGAGCCCAATCAGGTTCTCAGGAGAATCCTTTTGCCACCCAAATAGGCAATTTGGAGAAGGAGATAGAAAAGCTGGAGCAGGAAAAGAAAAAACTGACAGTCTATGCGCAAGCAGAGGGGGTGATTGGGACTATAGCTTTCAAAATCGGAGAAATTGTTTCGCCTTACACCCCTATTTTGATACTGAATTCGCAGACACCGGCATACATTACCGGTTTCATACATGAAGACAGTTATCAGAATATTCAAATCAAGGATCGAGTCCAGGTCCAATCGCTGGCAGATAGGTCGAAGAAACTGGAAGGCGAAGTGGTGGGAGTGGGGTCTAGCATTACCGAATATCCTGAACGGTTAAGAAAAAACATTGATGTGAGACTTTGGGGAAGAGAAGTTCAGGTGAGGGTTCCCCGTCAAAACCAATTACTTCTTGGAGAGAAAGTCATACTCAAAAAAATCTTTTAA
- a CDS encoding PA-phosphatase, with product MVIPTLVFGLVLFMVPQATTIPAEFKLRIFYLLVLSTLVIPMVTVCGLRLSGTLKSLHMANLKDRAIPFSVTSLYYILTVYFLLQKGGLDPILGRVLGIITLAIVGLTLITFFWKISAHMTGMGGLLALVLVLGFNFPSFQPVYPLLAVLILTGVVGSVRLFLDAHKPMEIYVGLLYGFLLCFIGFSVIWG from the coding sequence TTGGTAATACCTACATTGGTTTTTGGGTTGGTTTTATTTATGGTGCCTCAGGCGACAACTATCCCGGCAGAATTTAAACTCCGGATATTTTATCTGCTGGTATTGTCCACCTTAGTGATTCCTATGGTGACGGTATGTGGGTTGCGCTTAAGCGGGACTCTGAAAAGCCTCCATATGGCAAACCTAAAGGACAGGGCAATACCGTTTTCTGTGACCAGCCTTTACTATATCCTCACAGTTTATTTCCTTTTGCAAAAAGGTGGTCTGGATCCAATATTGGGAAGGGTTTTGGGCATAATTACCCTAGCAATAGTAGGACTTACTTTGATCACGTTTTTCTGGAAGATATCGGCCCATATGACTGGGATGGGAGGGCTGCTGGCATTGGTATTAGTGCTTGGCTTTAACTTTCCCTCATTTCAGCCTGTATATCCTTTGCTGGCGGTTCTTATATTGACAGGGGTGGTAGGAAGTGTAAGGTTGTTTTTAGATGCCCATAAGCCTATGGAGATTTATGTAGGTTTATTATATGGGTTTTTACTCTGTTTTATTGGCTTTAGTGTTATTTGGGGGTGA